The genomic stretch GAAAAACTCCTTTAATTGTGATACATAAGCATTTTCAACTCATATTTTCTCTTGGATTTGTAATACTGCTATTTTTAATGCTGTAAGCAATAATAGAGTTGTTTCCTGCAGAAAGATCCTAAGCATTTAGCCCACCCAGACACTGACCTAGTTTATCAGGACttgacaaaaatatttatatattttgcagCACAGAGATAATATTCAAACCTGTTGGCCATTTTGATGAATATTTCATTGGTTCCTAAGGTTAAGGAGGAGGATGAGAAAGAGCCATGTAAAGGGAAATGTTTACCCAACACTAGACTCAGCTATGGTAATTTTCTGCTTAGAGAAAATAATTGTAGTTTTAGCACCTGTTTCACCTGATATCTGCTCTAGATGGACTGTACCTTCACtgacatggattttttttcatctaggaaaaaatcttccttttatttctgcaaAAGGTAGCTGTTGTTCCATGACTAACATCAATAACTTCATCAATAATTTAGTTAACCTGTTaggataaaaaccccaaaaacattgTTAAATTGATGTCCTTTCCAAAAGGAGCTATTCTGCATCAATTCTCTCCAGACTCACGAGTGCATTATGGACTGATTTAAACAAAACATTCAAAAGATTTGTGGAAACCATGCTTCTGTGGATTTCTTTGGCCAATCATGTCCTAAGCTCTCTAAAGAGGAAACACGGAGAACAGAGTTAAACTGAGATGATCTggctctatttttttaaaagttgttaaaaggttgctttttttttactggaatgCCTTCTAGGGTTTCTAATTCAATCTACAGTCTTTGTGGtcactttttccttcattttcagaGCTTTCATGGTACTTCTCATTTGGATGTCCGAAAAAAATTTAGAGGAAAGTATGTATCTGTTTTCTCTATATTGAGGTAGAGAAGGCACCATACTAGGAAGCTATTTCAGACAATAGCATGGATGTGTGAATTAAGCTGGTTTTGTTTCATTGCACTAAGCTACGTTTTTGGGTAGAGAGTGGTTCAAAATAATGTTGGAAATGGGTTAGGTTAGCTGTTGCATTTGCTTCCTATGGAAACCAATTTTTATGGCTTTATATATGTGGGGGGGTTCTTTTCATGGTGAAACGTATGTCACTGCTAGAaccagttagaagctttcaaaggAAATAATGTAGCCTTGAGAGCTAGGGAATTTTACACCTCTGCAGCTCAGGCTTAACAGTTTTGCtttgttaatattctctgtGTTGAATCTAATTcacacaagcaaaaaaaaaaaaatgccttgaGCAATTTCAAGTGCAGTAATTAGTGGCAGCCAGGACTGCAAAGAGGTCAAGAGCTATAGGTTTAGGTCCCCACAAGGCCATTGGAGTTATGCCACATCCCTAAAGGTCAATACACTCACCTCAGGGACAAGAGTCTAATTCTCAAATCCTTGCTCCTCTTGACTCGAAGCTTTCACACATCCCAAGGGAGGGCCACAAGCATCCTGCAGCGAGCCTGGCTCTGTCTCTCTGCTGGGAGTGGTTCCATTTGATAGCAGTATTcccaaagggagaaaataacTCTACAGAGTGATCAGAGCACTCGGGGGGACTGTGTGAAAGGCGAGTTGAGTTCTCTGCTCTCCTGAGAGCATGTCTGCAATTATTGATAGAGTGGGAGTTTCAGAAAGTGTGGTTTGGGGGTTTAGCTTTGAACAACTGACTAATAATTACAGAGTTGGGAACACGGGTTGTGAGAGAAGCCTTGTGCTCTTCctttcagagaaaataattctgtatCCAACCACGTATTTCAAGCCCAGTCTGGATGGTGTTTGTGAGCCTACTTTCTCTCGTCATTGAAAGCCACAGAGGACGCAAAGAAGCGTCAAAACCTCGCTCACCTCACACGTCAGTAACTGGATGCCCTCTAGCGAGGCTGCCACGCTCTCAGATCTATCGGCTCTCATTTGTATTGAGATCTGTGACACAAAGGAAGCTGTCTTTGCAGGATTATCCCCTGAGGGTGCTTTTCCTCAAGTGCCAAGGCTCATCTCGGCCTGTAGACGGAGCAGTTTGCTGCCCTGTGTCCTGCTCAAAATCCACTTAGGCTATCCGGGGGCATTTAAAGCCGTTGTAGTGTGGCaatatttgatttatttaaCTCCTTGAGGAGGTTTCCAGGGAATTAGTATTTAACATTTCAAATACGTAGTGTGACTTCACCAGGCAGTTTACAGGATGTGAGAGTTAGTCTTCAAAACTGTAAATgaccaatttaaatattttaatattaaataccTCATCAGTTTATTGAACTATTTGGGCTCTGTTAAGTAAGACTCCCGGTGTGTGGAAGTACACAAATGTTTCCTCTGTTGCTTCCCCCCACCCTCTTTTAAATACCAAGATTAGGTGTACCTGAAAAGaagtcttttttcttctgcaatgTAAGAAGCTGATCCTGTGCTCGTTGCTCTGAAAACAAACTCGCACATAATGAAATGAGAGCACAGCACTCCTTGGCAGTTCCTTGGGCCTTTTTTCCCTAAAGCCAATTGAAGATTTGCCTTAATGTGGGACTAGCAGGATTGTGGGCCTGAGAGATGATAAAGAACTTAGAAGTTACATTTGGGAGGTAAAACTGCCGTGCAATTGTCATATTTTGGAATATAACTtgtaagcaatttttttttctcttgaactattttgtattttattaaaagcCTGGtactttttcatttcaaaacatttttcatttgaagTAATTTGTAGTATTATCTCCCAAGAAGCTATTTATTGTCCTTAACAATGCTTTGATATTTAGGTATTTGCCAGACACAAACTGCAGTTCCACTTTCCTTTCTGTAAAGTATCTGCCTAGAATGAACACTCAGAATGAAAATCAGGTTTTGCTGATGGTGCAAAGGAAGGATCTCAGCTGGGTGCACACAATGAATTGCAGCCCTGAGGGGAATCTGCAAATGCCAGATATTTAAGGACCCACTCTCTATGCCAGcatgaaggggaaaagggatgcaAAGGATGGGCTTTGCAGCCAGCTGCCAGGCTGAAGAGAGGATGATTTCCCTCACTATCCTGCAAGCTAAAGCACCACAAGACACTTGTTAACACTTGCAAGTTTTGTGCTCATTCAGACACTTCTTCACATTCCAGACTTCTGAGATTAATGGGCAAGCCAGAAATAACATTTCACCATGGTAGTACACATGGCAGGTATGATTGTGTGGCTTTTTCCTACTTTCAGGGCAGCTAATGAGATTAGAACAGGAAGAGAGAAGTGACATGCATCATAGGTAAACCACAGTCATCAATCCCTTCCTGTggcagcataaaaaaaaaagtaccatCACTCTAATAGGCTCTGGGATTCCCCATAATCAACTAAAACTTCAAATTTCCCTTTCTGAATAGATGTGCTTAGTACTAGAAACTTTTAATTAGCAGAGTGGAAGAGGAATTATGTGGCACACTACTGCACCTAAGAATTCCTCTCTTAGAAAGAAGAGATAAATGGAAGTGAAAATGAACTTGGTGAACCATTTAAGactttaaagtaatttttaaaaaaacagaataaGCACAAGAACTCCGTAACTTGcaaaacagttttatttcacACTTATACAAAGTtaagacattttaaaacacttaTGGTACTATAGATTACATCTACTGCCACTATGCTAACACGGGACTTTTTGGGCCTCTGGAGCTTAACAGGATTTGAAAGTTTTGATGCTGATTGTCTATAAAGGATAAACCCTCCTGCAGAGCCACATAATCAGGTACCAAGCTGTGTGTTACTGCTCTATAACTCAAAAGGAGATGTGGCTCTCCAGTAAGTCCTAGATCGACAGGATATGTAAGAAAtactaaagaaaacaaaggtactcctaaaaaaaaaccaccctaaaaCCTGTGACGTGCGAAATGGATTTGGACTGCATGGATCTAAATATATTCAGTGTTCCAAAGATGTCCATGGTGAGCTACTTTTTCACTTCAGATGCAAATCCCCTCTGCAACATAACTGTCAGCAAGACAAAATTTACTCTAGTGCACCATGGAACTGGACTTTTTAGGTACCTGAAATCCTGGAGTGACAGCAGCTCTGTAATGTCTGGGGAGTGAGAACAATGGCACAAGGTGTTGCCTGGTTATACAATAAACTTTGGTCACCCAAGCAGGTTACATTCAAGTTTCATTCAGGTTTCAGGTGATCAGATAAACACAAGAACATCTATGGATGGCACACAGCTCCAAAGGAAGGACCAAATCTACATTTGCTTTCCATTACATCCAAAACCAACTTGCCACAGGGAAACAGTGTTTCATACAGAAATACAGATAGATATGCAATTCATTTTAGAGTCTTTCATGGAAATAAACAACAGGAGACAAATACCAAAAGATAACCTAAAAAACcttcaaaggaataaaaaatactgTGCTTGTCCCTTCAATCTGTAGCCTTAGGAAAGGCAAAGTAGCCTTTCCCACCAGCAGTGGGAATCTTCACATCTTAAGTGAAATATCTTTTAGTTAAATAGTAAAACACAGTGGTTTTTATCCAAAATGGCTATCAGGGAAGTTGTTATGGTGGAGGGGAAGGGACCCTGCCTTGCAGGTTCAGTTCATCCTTCCTTTTGACTTCTGCAGTATCGCATTCTGGCAGTTTTGGGTACTGCAGCCTTCCTTCCCCAATGATCTTTGTTGAAAAAGAGgaataaaccaaaaaaatctttcctttcaGACTTTCTTTACATGGCAGAAAACATGCAGGAGGCACAAGCCCAGTTTTTAAGCCTTTTCCAGGTTATCTTTTGGACCAGCTGTATAGCAAGGCAACAAATACTAGTATAAGCTAGTTTTCTTCATGATTCTCAAAAATTCTTGCTCACTtacttctccatctccatctctaTCAGCTTCATCAATCATTTCCTACAAAACACATTGTACATTTGATCAGGCACTGGACTCTAACCACAAGATATTCCACTCATTAAAACAACAATAAATCAGAGGCACTTCATGTGAAAACAGAACTATGTATTTGACTGCTTTTCATATTTCTGACCTCCCACCCAATCCCTAGGAGCTACAGGCTTGGTCTGTAAATCAGAATTTACCTGAAGTTCTTCATCTGTTAAAttctctcccagctccttggCAACCCTTTTCAAGTTTTTGAATGAAATCTTTCCTGTGCCATCATCATCGAATAATCGGAAAGCTTTCAGGATTTCTTCTTTTGAATCCTTTTCGCTCTAAACCAAGAGTAAAGCATATGTTAATCAGAAAACCCCTGACACTGAGATGatcctttttcttatgctgtCACAAGAATTTCTGCTAAGCATTCCTACCATTTTTTGTGTCATCATAGCCAAAAAGTCCTCAAAGTCGATGGTGCCACTTCCTTCCTTGTCAATGTCTGCTATCATCTTCTTAATCTCTTCCTTCTTTGGCTCAAAGCCTAAGGCACGCATTGCAACCTGTGCCAAAATAGCAAAACCAATTCTGTTAGGAGGCCACCAGAATTTTGGTGTAAGGGCTGAGCTAAAGCTTGTTTCATTTCCTTGTCCAGAACTGTAGTGACAACTCACTGCCATGAAAACACCTTGGTGTCCTCTACCAGCTCTTTCATCTTGCTGAACAATAACAGTGCAGGTTTAATATTCTTAAGATGTCATTTTTCCTATATGGTCTAGTGGAAATCCTAAGTTATATTAGGCAGAGGTAAATCATGCTTCCAGGTTATGTACGCAGGAATTGAGCACAGTGTGTATGCGAGAAATCAAGGTAAAGGAGAGAATTAAAAGGGTTCATGCTTACAAAAAGATCAAACACATAAAATCACAGGGAGAGAACTGAGAACAATCTTCCCCCTTTACTACTGCATGTATGCAAGGGCCCACACACTGCCTGAATTGTTACTGAAATGCAACTCTGATCTCCGTTTTGctcttttttaaatcaaaaaccAGGTAATTTTTAGATTACATATATACAAATACACTTGTAACTTTCCTGAATGCGTGCAAAATCTGTGTTTAGTTCTCAGGCgaagaaaatatttgatattCTGATGCTCATCCCAGAACAACAAAAGTCCACTTCCAGGAACAAGCACCTTAGTCATG from Aphelocoma coerulescens isolate FSJ_1873_10779 chromosome 4, UR_Acoe_1.0, whole genome shotgun sequence encodes the following:
- the LOC138109361 gene encoding uncharacterized protein, giving the protein MASNYRKPGLGTAQRKKSGLKPELTEEQKQEIREAFDLFDTDGSGSIDIKELKVAMRALGFEPKKEEIKKMIADIDKEGSGTIDFEDFLAMMTQKMSEKDSKEEILKAFRLFDDDGTGKISFKNLKRVAKELGENLTDEELQEMIDEADRDGDGEVSEQEFLRIMKKTSLY